The Vicia villosa cultivar HV-30 ecotype Madison, WI linkage group LG1, Vvil1.0, whole genome shotgun sequence genome includes a region encoding these proteins:
- the LOC131609451 gene encoding UPF0664 stress-induced protein C29B12.11c-like isoform X2 yields MALNPQLFPNGMPVPFVSEMFVLARDGVEFEVDKIPGAGHGGRLKAKGIIYLSNVRMVFVAKNPVDGIVAFDMPLLYINGEKFNQPIFHCNNISGLVDPVVPADQHRALYSTHSFKIIFKEGGCGTFIPLFFNLIASVRQYNQRVSAPTEPRVDPLPVSQAPVDEMMRHAYVDPNDPTRIFLQQPNTDSQLRRRTYQPQTDGGHV; encoded by the exons ATGGCTTTGAATCCTCAACTCTTCCCAAATGGAATGCCTGTTCCTTTCGTCAGCGAGATGTTCGTATTGGCAAGAGACGGCGTCGAATTCGAGGTTGACAAGATTCCTGGCGCTGG TCACGGGGGCCGTCTCAAAGCAAAGGGGATCATATATTTGTCAAATGTACGGATGGTTTTTGTTGCTAAAAACCCTGTTGACGGCATTGTGGCTTTTGATATGCCTTTG TTGTATATCAATGGTGAAAAATTTAACCAACCAATATTTCACTGCAACAATatttctggacttgttgatccc GTAGTCCCAGCTGATCAACACAGAGCTCTTTACTCCACACACTCATTTAAGATCATATTCAAAGAGGGAGGCTGTGGAACATTCATTCCTCTTTTCTTCAATTTGATTGCTTCAGTGAGACAGTATAATCAACGTGTTAGTGCGCCTACAGAACCTCGTGTCGATCCTCTGCCAGTATCTCAGGCTCCTGTCGATGAGATGATGAGACATGC GTATGTTGATCCTAACGATCCAACAAGAATATTTCTGCAGCAACCAAATACCGATTCTCAACTTAGGCGTCGAACATATCAGCCACAAACTGATGGAGGTCATGTTTGA
- the LOC131609431 gene encoding uncharacterized protein LOC131609431, whose translation MATNVEDFSQFGISKEEKDKLVGEVIRYLLFKTHQNSGCPIKRDELTQLITKNYHQRNLPTFVINEAMDKLSAVFGYEMRLLSRSVPSSKAQTRASQSGVDAKSYILISQLPSDLYEKYVVDPNTAYMSGFTFVIISIVHLAGGKIPEESLWSQLNRMSLSDSEANHPVLGNIKQALELLVQQRYLQKDKVHGPEGNTVYYELAERASDGPIYDKVKEYISQIMRETS comes from the exons ATGGCAACCAATGTTGAAGATTTCTCACAATTCGGAATTTCAAAAGAG GAAAAGGATAAGCTTGTAGGAGAAGTAATCCGTTACTTGCTTTTCAAAACTCATCAAAACTCAGGCTGTCCAATTAAGAGAGATGAACTTACTCAGCTTATTACCAAGAATTATCATCAGAGGAATCTTCCTACTTTTGTCATCAATGAGGCTATGGACAAACTTTCCGCCGTCTTTGGTTATGAAATGAGATTGCTTTCAAGGTCTGTCCCGTCATCTAAAGCGCAGACACGCGCTTCACAAA GTGGTGTGGATGCAAAGTCATATATACTCATTAGCCAACTTCCTTCTGATTTATATGAAAAATATGTTGTGGATCCGAATACAGCGTACATGTCTGGTTTCACGTTTGTCATAATTAGTATTGTACATCTTGCTGGCGGCAAAATTCCCGAAG AAAGTCTATGGAGCCAGTTGAATAGGATGAGTTTGAGTGACAGTGAAGCAAATCATCCTGTCCTTGGAAACATTAAGCAAGCCTTGGAACTTCTTGTTCAGCAAAG GTATTTACAAAAGGACAAAGTTCATGGTCCTGAAGGCAATACCGTATATTATGAGCTCGCTGAGAGAGCTTCAGATGGACCCATCTACGACAAGGTCAAGGAATATATATCTCAG ATTATGAGGGAAACTTCCTAA
- the LOC131609451 gene encoding UPF0664 stress-induced protein C29B12.11c-like isoform X1: MALNPQLFPNGMPVPFVSEMFVLARDGVEFEVDKIPGAGSHGGRLKAKGIIYLSNVRMVFVAKNPVDGIVAFDMPLLYINGEKFNQPIFHCNNISGLVDPVVPADQHRALYSTHSFKIIFKEGGCGTFIPLFFNLIASVRQYNQRVSAPTEPRVDPLPVSQAPVDEMMRHAYVDPNDPTRIFLQQPNTDSQLRRRTYQPQTDGGHV; this comes from the exons ATGGCTTTGAATCCTCAACTCTTCCCAAATGGAATGCCTGTTCCTTTCGTCAGCGAGATGTTCGTATTGGCAAGAGACGGCGTCGAATTCGAGGTTGACAAGATTCCTGGCGCTGG AAGTCACGGGGGCCGTCTCAAAGCAAAGGGGATCATATATTTGTCAAATGTACGGATGGTTTTTGTTGCTAAAAACCCTGTTGACGGCATTGTGGCTTTTGATATGCCTTTG TTGTATATCAATGGTGAAAAATTTAACCAACCAATATTTCACTGCAACAATatttctggacttgttgatccc GTAGTCCCAGCTGATCAACACAGAGCTCTTTACTCCACACACTCATTTAAGATCATATTCAAAGAGGGAGGCTGTGGAACATTCATTCCTCTTTTCTTCAATTTGATTGCTTCAGTGAGACAGTATAATCAACGTGTTAGTGCGCCTACAGAACCTCGTGTCGATCCTCTGCCAGTATCTCAGGCTCCTGTCGATGAGATGATGAGACATGC GTATGTTGATCCTAACGATCCAACAAGAATATTTCTGCAGCAACCAAATACCGATTCTCAACTTAGGCGTCGAACATATCAGCCACAAACTGATGGAGGTCATGTTTGA
- the LOC131641835 gene encoding protein WEAK CHLOROPLAST MOVEMENT UNDER BLUE LIGHT 1-like: MENLPESPTQSSEESSPVYDSAKGLKHDIDTAAPFESVKDAVSKFGGIVDWKTRRTQSLERSKMVGHEFAKPSTTEELENTKKLIEELRVNLESVERDEVQVKEEAELVIRKIEELEQDIADEASFEAKAQLEVEQSMQSSAASELEFLKKELDSLRREYDSMVNGRDVAINNAEEAVAASKEIEKAVEDLNAELIATKESLNLTRTAHLEAEEQTSGVIDEETRNCKLELEKSEEELETLNQQVLSARVLKSKLEASSSLLLDLKAELAAYMESKLEDETDILRKKELEEVKTNIEKATAEVNSLKEASILLQSELEEEKLSLNKLKESEERASAKVTDLQVELEKSKSAIAFLQMKENEAREVMAELPKKLQAAVQEADEAKSLSQAAQAELLQAQEEAERAKANLATLQNRLRATKMEIGASKVSEKLAKDSIKALERSESTRGGSNKKEVDTSSLVTLTLDEYHELSKRTQKAEEQANLRIAAANSQIEMAKESELRSLEKLEELNEELCVRRESLKIATENAEKAAEGKSAVEHELRSWRADQEQQRKDSEVNTTTAAAPTVNVNDSSHTSKGKAPLENNTNNDNNNNSNESGSSSEAKNKKKKKKSLFPSKVIMFFAKRKTHPSK; this comes from the exons ATGGAGAACCTTCCAGAATCCCCTACTCAGTCTAGTGAAGAATCTTCACCAGTTTATGATTCTGCTAAAGGTCTTAAGCATGACATTGATACAGCAGCACCTTTTGAATCTGTCAAAGATGCTGTCTCCAAATTTGGAGGTATAGTTGATTGGAAAACCCGTAGAACCCAAAGTCTGGAG AGAAGCAAGATGGTAGGACATGAATTTGCAAAACCGAGCACGACCGAGGAACTGGAAAACACGAAGAAACTCATAGAAGAACTCAGAGTCAATTTAGAAAGTGTAGAAAGAGACGAGGTTCAGGTTAAAGAAGAAGCCGAACTTGTGATTCGTAAAATTGAGGAGCTGGAGCAAGACATTGCAGATGAAGCCAGTTTTGAAGCCAAGGCACAGCTTGAGGTTGAACAATCCATGCAAAGTTCCGCGGCTTCGGAATTggagtttttgaaaaaagaattgGACTCTTTAAGGAGAGAGTATGATTCTATGGTGAATGGAAGGGATGTGGCTATCAACAACGCGGAAGAGGCTGTTGCAGCATCTAAAGAGATTGAAAAAGCAGTTGAAGATTTAAATGCTGAGTTAATTGCAACAAAGGAGTCATTGAATTTGACTCGAACAGCGCATTTGGAAGCCGAGGAACAAACATCAGGCGTCATTGACGAAGAAACTCGCAACTGTAAGCTTGAACTCGAAAAATCAGAAGAAGAACTCGAGACACTAAACCAACAAGTTTTATCAGCAAGAGTTCTCAAATCAAAATTGGAAGCTTCTTCCTCTTTGTTGCTCGATTTGAAAGCCGAGTTAGCAGCGTACATGGAATCAAAACTAGAAGATGAAACCGATATTTTAAGAAAGAAGGAACTCGAGGAAGTGAAAACGAACATAGAAAAAGCAACAGCTGAGGTCAATAGCTTGAAAGAAGCTTCAATATTGCTTCAATCAGAACTAGAAGAAGAGAAGTTGAGTCTCAACAAGTTAAAAGAAAGCGAAGAAAGAGCTTCTGCTAAAGTCACTGACCTTCAAGTCGAGCTCGAGAAATCAAAATCAGCAATAGCTTTTCTTCAGATGAAAGAAAACGAAGCAAGAGAGGTTATGGCTGAGTTACCTAAGAAACTTCAAGCAGCAGTACAAGAAGCTGATGAAGCCAAATCATTATCTCAAGCTGCTCAAGCTGAACTTCTTCAAGCACAAGAAGAAGCTGAACGAGCCAAAGCAAATTTAGCTACGTTGCAAAACAGATTACGAGCAACAAAAATGGAGATAG GAGCTTCGAAAGTTTCTGAAAAGTTGGCTAAAGATTCAATCAAAGCTTTGGAGAGAAGTGAATCAACTAGAGGAGGAAGCAACAAGAAAGAAGTTGATACTTCATCACTTGTGACACTGACATTAGATGAATATCATGAACTCAGCAAGAGAACTCAGAAAGCCGAGGAACAAGCTAATCTAAGAATCGCAGCTGCAAATTCACAGATTGAGATGGCAAAGGAATCTGAATTAAGAAGCTTGGAGAAACTAGAAGAACTGAATGAAGAGCTGTGTGTGAGAAGAGAGTCATTGAAAATTGCAACCGAGAATGCTGAGAAAGCGGCAGAAGGAAAATCAGCTGTAGAACACGAGTTGAGATCATGGAGAGCTGATCAAGAACAACAAAGGAAGGATAGTGAGGTTAATACTACTACTGCTGCTGCTCCAACTGTGAATGTAAATGATTCATCACACACCTCAAAGGGAAAAGCTCCTTTAGAAAACAAtactaataatgataataataataatagcaatGAAAGTGGATCGTCTTCGGAAGCGAagaacaaaaagaagaagaagaaatcattGTTTCCTTCAAAGGTTATTATGTTCTTTGCTAAAAGGAAAACACATCCTAGCAAGTGA
- the LOC131641846 gene encoding plastidal glycolate/glycerate translocator 1, chloroplastic-like — MATHYLVTPFPLITNQSLKPSSIFRSTPSAKSAPLSLPNIKKKSSFLCSPIAPTMLNSGLLQKGTHGSSQSRQLSTRSAQTDSGSTSSLTQNVFGVLHLIVSLGLFVATDKFLKQAFVAAAIKFPSALFGMFCIFSVLIILDSTVPSAATAVMNFFEPAFMFIQRWLPLFYVPSLVVLPLSVRDIPAASGIKIGLIVVGGWLATLCVAGFTAIAVRKAVKTTLIDAEPMGKPSPFSTIEVWTWTVILATSFVSALFYPTLLGTSARTCLPFLLSSTVLGYIVGTGLPSSVKKVFHPIICCALSSVLTAFAFGYFSKLGLDPVLGYYLTNVSNNPGAGDILMGFLGSVILSFSFSMFKQRKLVKRHAAEIFTSVIISTIFSLYSTALVGRLLQLEPSLTVSILPRCITVALALSIVSLFDGANPSLTAAVVVVTGLVGANFVQATLDKLRFSDPIARGIATASSAHGLGTAALSAKEPEALPFCAIAYALNGIFGSLLCSIPIVRQSLIAIIG; from the exons ATGGCGACCCATTACCTCGTCACTCCCTTTCCACTTATCACTAACCAATCTCTTAAACCATCTTCCATCTTTCGCTCCACCCCCTCTGCAAAATCTGCACCTCTTTCTCtcccaaatattaaaaaaaagtcttCCTTTTTGTGTAGCCCAATAGCTCCTACAATGTTGAATTCCGGTTTATTGCAAAAGGGTACTCATGGAAGTTCCCAAAGTAGACAACTTTCTACTCGTTCAGCTCAAACTGATTCTGGAAGCACTTCATCACTCACTCAAAAT GtgtttggggtgttacatttgatTGTGTCTCTGGGGCTTTTTGTTGCTACAGACAAGTTTTTGAAGCAAGCATTTGTAGCTGCTGCAATCAAATTCCCTAGTGCATTGTTTGGAATGTTTTGTATATTCTCAGTTTTGATTATTCTTGACTCAACTGTGCCATCTGCAGCTACAGCAGTGATGAACTTCTTTGAGCCTGCTTTTATGTTCATTCAGAGATGGCTCCCTTTGTTCTATGTTCCTTCTTTGGTTGTCTTGCCCCTTTCTGTTAGAGATATTCCCGCCGCTTCTGGCATCAAAATTGGCCTTATTGTAG TTGGAGGATGGCTAGCTACACTATGTGTTGCTGGTTTCACAGCTATAGCGGTAAGAAAAGCCGTCAAAACAACATTGATAGATGCTGAGCCGATGGGAAAGCCTTCTCCGTTTTCTACTATTGAAGTGTGGACGTGGACTGTGATTCTCGCAACATCATTTGTTAGTGCACTATTTTATCCAACATTGTTAGGGACAAGTGCCAGAACATGCCTTCCATTTTTGCTTTCATCCACAGTGTTGGGCTACATAGTTGGTACTGg GTTgccatcaagtgtgaagaaagtCTTCCATCCTATAATTTGCTGTGCACTATCATCAGTTCTGACAGCATTTGCTTTCGGGTATTTTTCCAAGTTAGGACTCGATCCTGTTCTAGGATATTACCTTACCAATGTATCCAACAATCCCGGAGCTGGTGACATCTTAATGGGATTTTTGGGATCTGTTATTCTCTCCTTTTCCTTCTCTATGTTCAAGCAAAGAAAG CTTGTGAAAAGGCATGCTGCTGAGATTTTCACCTCTGTCATCATCTCAACAATATTCTCGTTGTACTCAACCGCCCTTGTTGGACGACTTCTTCAATTAGAACCATCCTTAACTGTGTCCATTCTACCCAGATGTATAACAGTGGCATTGGCCCTCAGCATTGTGTCCTTGTTTGACG GTGCCAATCCATCTCTCACAGCAGCCGTGGTTGTTGTAACTGGTCTAGTTGGGGCTAATTTCGTGCAAGCAACTCTTGATAAACTCAGATTTAGTGATCCGATTGCCAGAGGAATAGCAACCGCTTCAAG TGCACATGGACTTGGAACAGCAGCATTATCTGCAAAGGAACCTGAGGCTCTCCCATTTTGTGCCATTGCTTATGCTCTGAATGGCATATTTGGATCTTTACTATGTTCAATTCCTATTGTCAGACAAAGCTTGATTGCTATTATTGGCTGA